A section of the Pleurocapsa minor HA4230-MV1 genome encodes:
- a CDS encoding cupin domain-containing protein: MMESFWFFGSHLTILADRTTTVGHYDLIEGYFPPGSQTPLHRHTRYWEHLYVIEGEFTVWAGRNKLVLSTGENFLIPVGIPHVVGALGDYPARGLVFAAPSAFARLITTVGTQEKKETPDMELFERISAEIGDEILGPPGTLPSTAPKTE; encoded by the coding sequence ATGATGGAATCTTTCTGGTTTTTTGGTTCTCATCTTACCATCCTTGCCGATCGCACCACGACGGTCGGACATTACGATCTAATCGAAGGATACTTTCCACCTGGTTCGCAAACACCTCTCCATCGCCACACCCGTTATTGGGAACATTTATACGTGATTGAAGGAGAGTTTACAGTCTGGGCAGGTCGAAACAAGCTTGTACTAAGCACGGGTGAAAACTTTCTGATTCCAGTTGGTATACCTCATGTCGTTGGCGCGCTCGGCGATTATCCAGCGCGTGGATTGGTCTTTGCTGCCCCCAGTGCCTTTGCTCGGCTGATTACAACAGTGGGTACGCAGGAGAAGAAAGAAACACCCGATATGGAACTGTTCGAGCGTATTTCTGCCGAGATCGGCGACGAGATTTTAGGGCCGCCTGGAACTTTGCCCTCCACTGCTCCAAAAACGGAGTAA
- a CDS encoding alpha/beta fold hydrolase: MSTFVLVHGAWHDGSAWKGIIQHLEAKGHQAFAPTIAGNGKGVNKNVNHAQCMQSIADYIVSKDLTDIVLLGHSFGGMIIAKVAEAIGDRIRRLIFLDAFVLNDGESLRDNLPPHLQQLMDRLAKESDDNTMTMPFDVWREVFINDADLELAKSSYAQLSSQPYQPFIDKLDLKQFYSLPIPKSYLYCSEDIALPQGEWGWHPRMSNRLGLFRFVQMPGSHEVMFSNPGGLAAKIIAAGRD, encoded by the coding sequence ATGTCAACTTTTGTTTTAGTTCATGGCGCATGGCATGATGGTTCTGCTTGGAAAGGGATCATCCAACATTTAGAAGCGAAAGGACATCAGGCTTTTGCTCCTACAATTGCTGGAAACGGTAAAGGTGTGAATAAAAATGTCAACCACGCCCAATGTATGCAATCGATAGCAGATTATATCGTTAGCAAAGACTTAACTGATATCGTCCTGTTAGGACATAGTTTCGGAGGTATGATTATTGCTAAAGTTGCCGAAGCGATTGGCGATCGCATTCGACGGCTAATCTTCTTGGATGCCTTTGTTCTCAACGACGGTGAAAGTCTTAGAGATAACCTACCACCGCATCTGCAACAGTTAATGGATCGATTAGCGAAAGAATCAGACGATAATACAATGACGATGCCTTTCGATGTTTGGCGCGAAGTATTTATTAATGATGCCGATCTCGAACTAGCTAAATCTAGTTATGCACAATTATCGTCTCAACCCTATCAACCGTTCATTGACAAGTTGGACTTAAAACAGTTTTACTCGCTGCCCATTCCCAAGAGTTACCTTTACTGTAGTGAAGATATTGCACTTCCTCAAGGCGAGTGGGGTTGGCATCCGAGAATGTCCAATCGTTTAGGATTATTTCGGTTCGTACAAATGCCAGGGAGTCATGAGGTAATGTTTTCTAATCCTGGCGGTTTAGCAGCAAAAATTATCGCAGCAGGACGCGATTAA
- a CDS encoding ester cyclase: MVNKQTVDEQANRKTTTNLTPAQEFLQELWEEHLRYEFDTHNTEDTLATMVEDAYVNNIPVMTGGVGKPALREFYSKYFIPQMAPDTELTPISRTIGNDRLVDEMVLKFTHTVQIDWMLPGIAPTGKRVEVAVVAIVQFLDDKLAHEHIYWDQASVLVQLGLLDPGTLPVVGVDSARKALDPKLPSNALIDRD, from the coding sequence ATGGTCAACAAACAAACTGTAGACGAACAAGCAAATAGAAAAACAACTACTAACCTGACACCAGCCCAGGAATTTTTGCAAGAACTCTGGGAAGAGCATTTGAGGTACGAGTTTGACACTCACAACACTGAAGATACCCTCGCCACAATGGTTGAGGATGCTTACGTTAATAATATTCCAGTAATGACTGGGGGAGTCGGGAAACCAGCACTGCGCGAGTTTTATTCTAAATACTTTATTCCACAGATGGCACCAGACACCGAACTGACTCCGATCTCGCGCACGATTGGAAACGATCGCCTCGTAGATGAAATGGTGCTTAAATTCACTCATACCGTTCAAATAGATTGGATGCTACCTGGCATTGCTCCGACAGGAAAACGGGTTGAAGTGGCAGTGGTAGCGATTGTTCAGTTCCTTGACGACAAGCTAGCCCACGAACACATCTACTGGGATCAAGCGAGTGTCTTGGTTCAACTTGGCTTGCTCGATCCTGGTACGTTACCCGTTGTGGGCGTTGACAGCGCGCGTAAGGCACTCGATCCAAAATTGCCCTCAAACGCACTAATCGATCGCGACTAA
- a CDS encoding cupin domain-containing protein gives MEPVQLTSLTAYKRTSALDSTMFYMGNLMSFLVRGEDTGGRFALMEIQAKPGNEPPPHLHEWEHETFYLLEGAIEVYCEDKVLMVHPGEVVFIPQGKPHAFYIRSPHLRMLILVQAVGDRAVGLDRYFIQMAEPATSMNLPTEAVTYLMDDPSQAISLGEANGVRFLSPEEIAKELSHYPGFGANLEKSE, from the coding sequence ATGGAACCAGTTCAATTGACATCTTTAACAGCATATAAGCGCACCTCTGCGCTCGACTCGACCATGTTTTACATGGGAAATCTAATGTCCTTCCTGGTTAGAGGTGAGGACACAGGAGGTCGCTTCGCCTTGATGGAGATTCAGGCGAAACCAGGCAATGAACCACCCCCTCATCTTCATGAATGGGAGCATGAGACGTTTTACTTGCTGGAGGGCGCGATCGAGGTCTACTGCGAAGATAAGGTCTTGATGGTGCATCCAGGGGAAGTGGTCTTCATACCGCAAGGCAAGCCACACGCTTTTTATATCCGCTCCCCACATCTGCGAATGTTGATCCTGGTTCAAGCAGTGGGCGATCGCGCAGTTGGGCTGGATCGCTACTTCATCCAAATGGCCGAACCTGCAACTAGCATGAATCTTCCCACTGAAGCAGTCACATATCTAATGGACGATCCCAGTCAGGCTATCAGCCTGGGTGAAGCAAATGGTGTTCGTTTTCTGTCGCCAGAAGAAATTGCTAAGGAACTGTCGCACTACCCAGGATTTGGAGCTAACTTGGAGAAGAGCGAATAA